A section of the Microbacterium sp. MM2322 genome encodes:
- a CDS encoding amino acid ABC transporter substrate-binding protein, with protein sequence MSRRTVALGALALSAVLALTACSSSSNGAAAGGDDLGLAKGGTLTVATEGTYRPFTYHDESGKLVGYDVEIIEAVAKKLDLNIEFQETQWDGIFAGLDAGRVDVIANQVSINPQREEKYLFSEPYTVSPSVVVVKDSDDSISSFADLKGKKTAQSLTSNFFTLAEEAGADVTPIEGWAQAVELLRQDRVEATVNDKLTFLDYEKTDGPTGLKIAAETDPAKTAVVTTKDKKALIEKIDGALDDLREDGTLAKISEKYFGADVTE encoded by the coding sequence ATGTCCCGTCGTACCGTTGCCCTCGGAGCCCTCGCCCTCAGCGCCGTTCTGGCGTTGACCGCCTGCTCCTCGAGCTCGAACGGGGCGGCCGCCGGCGGCGATGACCTCGGCCTCGCGAAGGGCGGCACCCTCACGGTCGCCACCGAAGGCACCTACCGGCCGTTCACGTACCACGACGAGAGCGGCAAGCTGGTCGGCTACGACGTCGAGATCATCGAAGCCGTCGCCAAGAAGCTCGACCTGAACATCGAGTTCCAGGAGACCCAGTGGGACGGCATCTTCGCCGGACTCGACGCGGGACGCGTCGACGTCATCGCGAACCAGGTCTCCATCAACCCCCAGCGCGAAGAGAAGTACCTCTTCAGCGAGCCGTACACGGTGTCGCCGAGCGTCGTCGTCGTGAAGGACAGCGACGACTCGATCTCGAGCTTCGCCGACCTCAAGGGCAAGAAGACCGCCCAGTCGCTCACGAGCAACTTCTTCACGCTCGCCGAAGAGGCCGGCGCGGACGTCACCCCGATCGAGGGCTGGGCGCAGGCCGTCGAGCTGCTGCGTCAGGACCGCGTCGAGGCGACCGTCAACGACAAGCTGACGTTCCTCGACTACGAGAAGACCGACGGCCCCACCGGCCTGAAGATCGCCGCCGAGACCGATCCCGCCAAGACCGCCGTCGTCACGACGAAGGACAAGAAGGCGCTCATCGAGAAGATCGACGGTGCGCTGGACGACCTGCGCGAAGATGGAACCCTCGCGAAGATCAGCGAGAAGTACTTCGGAGCCGACGTCACCGAGTGA
- a CDS encoding amino acid ABC transporter permease — translation MPVDTDTWQLILTSFWPMFIAGVTVTIPLALISFAIGLILAITAALMRISGNRILSGIARVYISAIRGTPLLVQIFVIFYGLPQINVRIDAYLAAVIALSLNVGGYAAEVVRAAILSVPKGQWEAGFTVGLSRATALRRIILPQAARVSVPPLSNTFISLVKDTSLVAQITVAELFLAAQRIAAFSSEFLVVYIEAAFIYWLFCLVLSFGQDRIERRLDRRVAH, via the coding sequence ATGCCGGTGGACACCGATACATGGCAGCTGATCCTGACCTCGTTCTGGCCGATGTTCATCGCCGGGGTCACGGTCACGATCCCGCTCGCGCTCATCTCGTTCGCGATCGGGTTGATCCTTGCGATCACCGCCGCCCTCATGCGGATCTCCGGCAACCGGATCCTGTCGGGGATCGCGCGTGTCTACATCTCCGCCATCCGCGGCACGCCGCTGCTCGTCCAGATCTTCGTGATCTTCTACGGTCTGCCGCAGATCAACGTGCGGATCGATGCGTACCTCGCGGCGGTCATCGCCCTGTCGCTGAACGTGGGCGGATACGCCGCCGAGGTCGTCCGGGCGGCGATCCTGTCGGTGCCGAAGGGGCAGTGGGAAGCCGGCTTCACCGTCGGGCTCTCGCGGGCGACGGCGCTTCGGCGCATCATCCTCCCGCAGGCGGCCCGCGTCTCGGTGCCGCCGCTGTCGAACACGTTCATCTCGCTCGTGAAGGACACGTCGCTGGTCGCCCAGATCACCGTCGCGGAGCTTTTCCTCGCGGCGCAGCGCATTGCCGCGTTCAGTTCGGAGTTCCTCGTCGTCTACATCGAGGCGGCCTTCATCTACTGGCTCTTCTGCCTCGTCCTGTCCTTCGGGCAGGACCGCATCGAACGGAGGCTCGACCGCCGTGTCGCACACTGA
- a CDS encoding amino acid ABC transporter ATP-binding protein has product MSHTDAPLLTVTGLRKSFGDNVVLDGVDFSVRPGQVVCLIGPSGSGKTTVLRCLNGLETPDAGVVAFSDGQRHDFADPLKGRAATLDRAALRDRSAMVFQQNNLFPHLTVLENVIEGPVHAHGVSKDAAVAEAERLLARVGLSEKRDAYPHELSGGQQQRVGIVRALALTPDLLLFDEPTSALDPELVGEVLLVLKELADEGWTMVIVTHELGFARQVADEVVFFDGGVIVERGHPATMFTAPENERTRRFLDRILRPLED; this is encoded by the coding sequence GTGTCGCACACTGACGCACCCCTTCTCACCGTCACCGGGCTCCGCAAGTCGTTCGGCGACAACGTCGTCCTCGACGGCGTCGACTTCTCCGTCAGGCCCGGGCAGGTCGTCTGCCTGATCGGGCCGAGCGGGTCGGGCAAGACGACGGTCCTCCGCTGCCTCAACGGACTGGAGACCCCCGACGCCGGCGTCGTCGCGTTCTCCGACGGGCAGCGTCACGACTTCGCCGATCCGCTCAAGGGCAGGGCAGCCACGCTCGACCGCGCGGCACTCCGCGACCGGTCCGCCATGGTGTTCCAGCAGAACAACCTGTTCCCCCACCTCACCGTGCTCGAGAACGTGATCGAAGGTCCCGTGCACGCTCACGGGGTATCGAAGGATGCCGCGGTCGCCGAGGCAGAGCGGCTGCTGGCTCGCGTGGGCCTCTCCGAGAAGCGCGACGCCTACCCGCACGAACTCTCGGGCGGTCAGCAGCAGCGCGTGGGCATCGTCCGCGCGCTCGCCCTGACGCCCGATCTTCTGCTGTTCGACGAGCCGACGAGCGCCCTCGACCCCGAGCTGGTCGGGGAGGTGCTGCTCGTCCTCAAGGAGCTCGCCGACGAGGGGTGGACGATGGTCATCGTGACGCACGAGCTCGGGTTCGCGCGACAGGTCGCCGACGAGGTCGTCTTCTTCGACGGCGGCGTGATCGTCGAGCGGGGTCACCCGGCGACGATGTTCACCGCGCCGGAGAACGAGCGCACGCGCCGGTTCCTCGACCGGATCCTGCGGCCGCTCGAGGACTGA
- a CDS encoding acylphosphatase: protein MRRIRLVIRGVVQGVGFRYSMQHIARGAGATGWVRNVTNGTVEAEVQGDAAAVETVLDWAAKGPRGGVVDGVSMTEMPTTPDESGFEIRRDA from the coding sequence ATGCGCCGCATCCGTCTCGTCATCCGCGGCGTCGTCCAGGGCGTCGGCTTCCGCTACTCGATGCAGCACATTGCTCGGGGAGCGGGAGCCACAGGCTGGGTCCGCAACGTCACGAACGGAACCGTCGAGGCGGAGGTGCAGGGGGATGCCGCCGCGGTCGAGACCGTGCTCGACTGGGCGGCGAAAGGGCCACGTGGCGGTGTCGTCGACGGGGTGTCGATGACCGAGATGCCGACGACTCCGGACGAGAGCGGATTCGAGATCCGCCGCGACGCGTAG
- a CDS encoding NADP-dependent oxidoreductase, with translation MRFRPLRSAAPTANEVVEVTAPPSTMRAVVYDAPGGADVLREADVPVPAPALSELLIRVVAAGTNPIDAKTRSGRGVTGQIPAYPSTLGFDFSGVVVTSPFEAHPLQPGDQVFGMVPFPRSGGTYAEYVVVPSLSVARKPAALSHVEAAGVPLAALTAWGLVVETAHAHEGQRVLIHAGSGGVGHFAVQLAAYFGAHVTATGSEGNLGWLRELGASVAVDYATTRFEDVVGEMDVVIDLVGNVHDDTGSRSLGVLRPGGLYVMVPTGGWDGYADAAASAGVRATTYKVVPDGSVLATISRLLDSGAIQVYIDRVFDLAHAADAHREVERGHVRGKVVLQVAEA, from the coding sequence ATGCGATTCCGGCCGCTGCGTTCCGCAGCCCCCACCGCGAACGAGGTCGTCGAGGTGACCGCCCCTCCCTCGACCATGCGCGCCGTCGTCTACGACGCCCCCGGCGGCGCGGACGTGCTGCGGGAAGCCGACGTACCGGTGCCCGCTCCGGCGCTCAGCGAGCTGCTGATCCGCGTCGTGGCCGCCGGCACGAACCCGATCGACGCCAAGACCCGCTCCGGCCGCGGCGTCACGGGGCAGATACCCGCCTACCCGTCGACACTCGGCTTCGATTTCAGCGGCGTCGTCGTGACGAGTCCTTTCGAAGCGCACCCGCTGCAGCCGGGCGACCAGGTCTTCGGCATGGTGCCGTTCCCCCGGTCGGGCGGCACGTACGCCGAGTACGTCGTCGTCCCGAGCCTGTCGGTGGCTCGCAAACCCGCGGCACTGTCGCACGTCGAGGCCGCAGGCGTCCCGCTCGCAGCGCTCACCGCGTGGGGTCTGGTCGTCGAAACGGCGCACGCCCACGAGGGGCAGCGCGTCCTCATCCATGCCGGCTCCGGCGGCGTCGGCCACTTCGCCGTCCAGCTCGCCGCCTACTTCGGTGCCCACGTCACCGCGACCGGCTCGGAGGGCAACCTCGGCTGGCTCCGCGAACTCGGGGCATCCGTCGCGGTCGACTACGCGACCACCCGGTTCGAGGACGTCGTCGGCGAGATGGACGTCGTCATCGACCTCGTCGGCAACGTCCACGACGACACCGGCAGTCGCTCCCTCGGCGTCCTTCGGCCCGGCGGGCTGTACGTCATGGTCCCCACCGGGGGGTGGGACGGGTACGCGGATGCCGCTGCGTCGGCGGGCGTCCGCGCGACGACGTACAAGGTGGTCCCCGACGGGTCGGTTCTGGCGACGATCAGCCGACTGCTCGACTCCGGGGCGATCCAGGTCTACATCGACCGGGTGTTCGACCTCGCCCATGCCGCCGACGCGCACCGTGAGGTCGAGCGGGGCCATGTCCGGGGCAAGGTCGTCCTCCAGGTGGCGGAGGCGTGA
- a CDS encoding ABC transporter substrate-binding protein, whose product MRPQRTLVVAAVAASALLAFSGCTAGTTTTQTGSTRANTIIFGKSDGGTTYVRNYNVLGPATEKAPNAELIYEPLARIDYSNGAIVEPWLAKSMTFDAAGTTLTVDIRDDVTFSDGERMTADDVAYSLSLPLEKPELNLAGVTYTAVDKVDDDTVDVTFDSPSFAALNQFASSSLPMVPEHIWKEQDLSTWTNPDPVGTGPFTLDAFAAQQVTLKARDDYWGGDLPMTYMKILATSGETVKAQLLRGDVDWAPAGWPNAEDEFVAKDPEKNLYQLYATGGAYSMMYNTAQAPFDDVNLRRAFALSIPRSDITATLNRPGTEAGPTGLVDQIYSDWIAPEYRGKVQEVDADAATAALAASGYDVVDGALVKDGKSYTPRISFNQDFGWNAYADIMINSWKKVLGVTVAPAGAPGATLYDQQKTGDFDLTIATTGGAGVYGVYGFLDSRYVEPLGTAAATNIGRWDDPETDAILTKMTEASDEDTVKDLGMQMQKIVVDEVPFSPLYNSYWFVDVNATNWTGWPTPDDFDAVPFPSLGPDTIRTLLSLKPAS is encoded by the coding sequence ATGCGCCCCCAGAGAACCCTCGTCGTTGCCGCCGTCGCGGCATCCGCTCTGCTCGCCTTCAGCGGGTGCACCGCGGGCACGACGACCACGCAGACCGGCAGCACCCGGGCCAACACGATCATCTTCGGCAAGTCCGACGGCGGCACGACGTACGTCCGCAACTACAACGTGCTCGGCCCCGCGACGGAGAAGGCTCCGAACGCCGAGCTCATCTACGAGCCCCTCGCCCGCATCGACTACTCCAACGGCGCGATCGTCGAGCCGTGGTTGGCGAAGTCGATGACGTTCGATGCCGCGGGAACCACGCTGACGGTCGACATCCGCGACGACGTCACCTTCTCCGACGGCGAGCGGATGACCGCTGACGATGTCGCGTACTCGCTGTCGCTGCCGCTCGAGAAGCCCGAGCTGAATCTTGCGGGCGTGACCTATACCGCAGTCGACAAGGTCGACGACGACACGGTCGACGTAACCTTCGACAGCCCGTCGTTCGCCGCACTGAACCAGTTCGCCTCCAGCTCTCTGCCCATGGTTCCCGAGCACATCTGGAAAGAGCAGGACCTCTCCACGTGGACCAACCCCGACCCGGTGGGCACCGGTCCGTTCACCCTCGATGCGTTCGCCGCCCAGCAGGTCACGCTCAAGGCTCGTGACGACTACTGGGGCGGCGACCTGCCGATGACGTACATGAAGATCCTCGCGACGAGCGGCGAGACGGTGAAGGCCCAGTTGCTCCGCGGCGATGTCGACTGGGCGCCGGCGGGATGGCCGAACGCCGAGGACGAGTTCGTGGCCAAGGACCCGGAGAAGAACCTCTATCAGCTGTACGCCACCGGCGGCGCCTACTCGATGATGTACAACACCGCACAGGCTCCCTTCGACGACGTGAACCTGCGCCGGGCGTTCGCACTGTCGATCCCGCGATCCGACATCACCGCGACGCTCAACCGGCCGGGAACCGAGGCGGGACCGACGGGCCTGGTCGACCAGATCTACAGCGACTGGATCGCTCCCGAGTACCGCGGGAAGGTGCAGGAGGTCGACGCGGATGCCGCAACCGCCGCGCTCGCCGCGAGCGGGTACGACGTCGTCGACGGTGCGCTCGTCAAAGACGGGAAGAGCTACACGCCCCGCATCTCCTTCAACCAGGACTTCGGCTGGAACGCATATGCCGACATCATGATCAACAGCTGGAAGAAGGTCCTGGGCGTGACGGTCGCCCCCGCAGGTGCCCCCGGCGCCACCCTCTACGACCAGCAGAAGACCGGTGACTTCGACCTCACGATCGCGACGACCGGTGGCGCCGGCGTCTACGGCGTCTACGGGTTCCTCGACAGCCGCTACGTCGAGCCGCTCGGCACCGCCGCCGCGACGAACATCGGGCGGTGGGACGACCCGGAGACCGACGCCATCCTCACGAAGATGACCGAAGCGTCCGACGAGGACACGGTGAAGGACCTCGGCATGCAGATGCAGAAGATCGTCGTCGACGAGGTGCCCTTCAGCCCCCTCTACAACTCCTACTGGTTCGTCGACGTCAACGCCACGAACTGGACGGGGTGGCCGACGCCCGACGACTTCGACGCGGTGCCGTTCCCGAGCCTCGGCCCCGACACGATCCGCACGCTCCTGTCGCTGAAGCCCGCATCATGA
- a CDS encoding ABC transporter permease produces the protein MSLAPGAVTSATVSVAQATAKKKTRKGRARFLLRRLGFYLAAAWAAITLNFVIPRLMPGDPSAAIIDQLERVSGQALAPATLQSIQGLFGNPQENLFQQYLAYLGQLARFDLGVSIVNFPVPVSDLVATGLPWTLLLVGTTTIAAFLIGTALGVAAGWRAGSRFDTIVTPLVTFVSSVPYFWIALLAVWFFGFILGWFPLSGGYDPNLPVGVNIPFILSTLHFGALPAATIVFSAFGGWMLGMRNMTVTTVGEDYVLLAQAKGLSPARVRWRYAARNAMLPQFTGFAMALGGVVGGALLTEIVFSYPGIGYLLFSALQKRDYPVMQGVFLLVTLAVLLANLIADSVYATLDPRVREES, from the coding sequence ATGAGCCTCGCCCCCGGCGCCGTCACCTCCGCCACGGTCAGCGTGGCGCAGGCGACGGCCAAGAAGAAGACCCGCAAGGGACGGGCAAGGTTCCTCCTCAGGCGGCTCGGCTTCTACCTGGCGGCCGCGTGGGCGGCGATCACGTTGAACTTCGTGATCCCGCGGCTCATGCCGGGCGACCCCTCGGCGGCCATCATCGACCAGCTCGAGCGGGTGAGCGGTCAGGCGCTCGCTCCCGCCACCCTGCAGTCGATCCAGGGACTGTTCGGCAACCCCCAGGAGAACCTGTTCCAGCAGTACCTCGCCTACCTGGGCCAGCTCGCGCGCTTCGATCTCGGCGTCTCGATCGTGAACTTCCCCGTCCCGGTCTCGGACCTCGTGGCCACCGGCCTGCCGTGGACGCTCCTGCTCGTGGGGACCACGACGATCGCGGCGTTCCTCATCGGAACGGCTCTGGGGGTCGCTGCCGGGTGGCGAGCGGGGTCCCGCTTCGACACGATCGTCACGCCTCTCGTGACATTCGTGTCGTCGGTGCCCTACTTCTGGATCGCGCTGCTGGCGGTGTGGTTCTTCGGCTTCATCCTGGGGTGGTTCCCCCTCAGCGGCGGATACGACCCCAACCTCCCCGTCGGAGTCAACATCCCGTTCATCCTGAGCACGCTGCACTTCGGGGCGCTCCCCGCGGCCACGATCGTCTTCTCGGCCTTCGGCGGGTGGATGCTCGGCATGCGGAACATGACGGTGACGACCGTCGGCGAGGACTACGTCCTGCTCGCGCAGGCGAAGGGCCTGTCGCCTGCGCGTGTCCGGTGGCGTTACGCGGCGCGCAATGCCATGCTCCCGCAGTTCACCGGCTTCGCGATGGCGCTCGGCGGTGTGGTCGGCGGTGCCCTCCTCACCGAGATCGTCTTCAGCTACCCGGGAATCGGCTACCTCCTCTTCTCCGCGCTTCAGAAGCGCGACTACCCGGTCATGCAGGGGGTCTTCCTGCTCGTCACGCTCGCCGTGCTCCTGGCGAACCTCATCGCCGACTCGGTCTACGCGACGCTCGATCCGCGGGTGCGGGAGGAGTCCTGA
- a CDS encoding ABC transporter permease, translating to MKYRVFGNGKVTFGVVVLAFFVFLAVFGGALLDLAGLDARANDISAISQPPTAEHLLGTTQFGQDVLAQVVEGARGSMFVGFLSAVIGTLLAIVVGVPSGYFRGVAGQSLNFLTNLFLVMPVLPLIFVVAGYLQGTGLVMIAVIIGVFGWAGGARTLRAQAMSVASRDFVQAMRMLGESHTRLIFTEVLPHLYGWIASMFLGGLIGGVMAEAGLAFLGVSDSSAVSWGTMIQAAQQQSAVLRGLWWWLVPPGLCIALVGTAAALINFGVDELANPKLRAASRAVAKRTARVRRAALVSEGV from the coding sequence ATGAAGTACCGCGTCTTCGGCAACGGCAAGGTCACCTTCGGGGTGGTCGTGCTCGCCTTCTTCGTCTTCCTCGCCGTCTTCGGCGGCGCCCTGCTCGATCTGGCCGGGCTCGATGCGCGCGCGAACGACATCTCCGCCATCTCGCAGCCGCCGACGGCGGAGCACCTGCTCGGAACCACTCAGTTCGGTCAGGACGTCCTCGCCCAGGTGGTCGAAGGCGCCCGCGGATCCATGTTCGTCGGATTCCTCTCCGCCGTGATCGGCACACTCCTCGCGATCGTCGTCGGCGTGCCGTCGGGGTACTTCCGCGGTGTCGCCGGGCAGTCGCTCAACTTCCTCACGAACCTGTTCCTCGTCATGCCGGTGCTGCCGCTCATCTTCGTCGTCGCCGGGTACCTCCAGGGGACGGGGCTCGTGATGATCGCCGTCATCATCGGCGTCTTCGGGTGGGCGGGCGGCGCCCGCACCCTGCGCGCGCAGGCGATGAGCGTCGCCAGTCGCGACTTCGTGCAGGCGATGCGGATGCTGGGGGAGTCGCACACCCGGCTGATCTTCACCGAGGTGCTGCCGCACCTCTACGGCTGGATCGCGTCCATGTTCCTCGGCGGCCTGATCGGCGGCGTGATGGCGGAGGCCGGTCTCGCCTTCCTGGGCGTCTCGGACTCCTCGGCCGTCAGCTGGGGCACCATGATCCAGGCCGCTCAGCAGCAGAGCGCCGTGCTCCGCGGGCTCTGGTGGTGGCTCGTGCCGCCCGGGCTCTGCATCGCGCTCGTCGGAACGGCGGCCGCGCTCATCAACTTCGGTGTCGACGAGCTCGCGAACCCGAAGCTGCGTGCCGCGTCGCGCGCCGTTGCCAAGCGAACCGCGCGGGTGCGCCGTGCCGCCCTCGTCAGCGAAGGAGTCTGA
- a CDS encoding ABC transporter ATP-binding protein — MSLTDVRAPGIRPVDGAGDVLLEVDDLTVEYASEGAPTRACSEISFTLGRGEILGVVGESGSGKSTLITALTRLQRPPAVTTAGSIRFHPRDGAPPIDLVTLSPRELRALRWTRMSIVLQSAMDALNPVMRLGAQFVDVLRTHDRRMSRAAAWDEARRLLGLVGISADRVRSFPHELSGGMRQRATIALALACRPELIVMDEPTTAVDVVMQRQILAQVLRLRREFDFAVVFVTHDLSLLLELADRIAVMYGGRIVELAPAQDVYHSPRHPYTTGLRDSFPPLHATATRLEGIPGTPPDLRALPPGCAFAERCPAVMDRCRTELPVLRPVGDTVVACHLHDEEVPS, encoded by the coding sequence ATGAGCCTCACCGATGTCCGTGCCCCCGGCATCCGTCCCGTCGATGGCGCGGGGGACGTCCTGCTGGAGGTCGACGACCTGACGGTCGAGTACGCCTCCGAGGGGGCTCCCACCCGCGCGTGCTCCGAGATCTCGTTCACCCTCGGGCGCGGCGAGATCCTCGGGGTCGTCGGCGAGTCGGGCTCCGGCAAATCGACGCTCATCACGGCGCTCACCCGCCTGCAGCGGCCGCCTGCCGTCACGACGGCCGGCAGCATCCGCTTCCACCCGCGCGACGGGGCACCTCCCATCGACTTGGTCACCCTCTCGCCGCGCGAGCTGCGCGCCCTGCGGTGGACGCGGATGTCGATCGTGCTGCAGAGCGCGATGGATGCGCTCAACCCCGTCATGCGCCTCGGTGCGCAGTTCGTCGACGTGCTCCGCACGCACGACCGACGGATGTCGCGCGCCGCCGCGTGGGATGAGGCCCGCCGCCTTCTCGGACTCGTGGGGATCTCCGCCGACCGGGTGCGCAGCTTCCCCCACGAGCTGTCCGGCGGGATGCGGCAACGCGCGACCATCGCGCTCGCCCTCGCGTGCCGTCCCGAGCTCATCGTGATGGACGAGCCGACGACGGCCGTCGACGTCGTCATGCAACGGCAGATCCTGGCGCAGGTGCTCCGCCTGCGCCGCGAGTTCGACTTCGCCGTCGTCTTCGTCACCCACGACCTCTCGCTGCTGCTGGAACTCGCCGACAGGATCGCGGTCATGTACGGCGGGCGGATCGTGGAACTCGCACCCGCGCAGGACGTCTACCACTCGCCGCGCCACCCTTACACGACGGGCCTCCGGGATTCATTCCCGCCCCTGCATGCGACCGCGACGCGGCTCGAGGGCATCCCGGGCACCCCGCCCGACCTGCGGGCGCTGCCCCCCGGGTGCGCCTTCGCCGAGCGGTGCCCCGCAGTGATGGACCGCTGCCGCACCGAACTGCCCGTCCTCCGTCCCGTCGGCGACACCGTCGTCGCCTGCCATCTTCACGACGAGGAGGTCCCCTCATGA
- a CDS encoding ABC transporter ATP-binding protein — MNEPVLEAIDVSKHFTVAGSVGSSQVVRAVEGANIRLRPGRITAVVGESGSGKTTLARMLARFYEPTSGEIALDGTPVRSGGDVEKAYRKDVQLIFQDPFGSLNPLHRVRHNLDRALRLHHRSGSKAEHEERMLALLERVSLSPARDYIDKFPHELSGGQRQRVVIARALAVEPRVLLGDEPISMLDVSIRLEMLNLLDRLCREDGLAMLYITHDIASARYLCDDIVVMYAGQMVEAGPKDEVISNPQHPYTKLLVESSPDPHRGVVTNRDEIFGTADDLGEPPSLIDPPAGCRFHPRCPFAMEQCRTEAPPRMQREDGHWADCWLHAAGRADLLDTPSMTSLISRRTAEDPS, encoded by the coding sequence ATGAACGAGCCGGTCCTCGAGGCGATCGACGTCTCGAAGCACTTCACGGTCGCCGGATCCGTGGGGTCCTCCCAGGTGGTCCGCGCCGTCGAGGGAGCCAACATCCGGTTGCGTCCGGGGCGCATCACGGCGGTCGTGGGCGAGAGCGGCAGCGGCAAGACGACGCTCGCCCGCATGCTGGCGCGCTTCTACGAGCCCACGTCGGGCGAGATCGCCCTCGACGGCACGCCGGTCCGATCGGGCGGCGACGTCGAGAAGGCCTACCGCAAGGACGTGCAGCTGATCTTCCAAGACCCGTTCGGCTCGCTGAACCCGCTCCACCGGGTACGCCACAACCTGGATCGTGCCCTGCGTCTGCATCACCGTTCCGGGTCGAAGGCTGAGCACGAAGAGCGGATGCTGGCTCTCCTCGAGCGTGTGAGCCTGAGCCCGGCGCGCGACTACATCGACAAGTTCCCGCACGAGCTCTCGGGCGGCCAGCGGCAGCGCGTCGTCATCGCTCGGGCACTGGCCGTCGAGCCGCGCGTCCTGCTCGGCGACGAACCGATCTCGATGCTCGACGTGTCGATCCGTCTCGAGATGCTGAACCTCCTCGACCGGCTGTGCCGCGAGGACGGACTGGCGATGCTCTACATCACGCACGACATCGCCAGCGCCCGGTACCTCTGCGACGACATCGTCGTCATGTACGCAGGGCAGATGGTCGAGGCCGGACCGAAGGATGAGGTCATCTCGAACCCGCAGCATCCGTACACGAAGCTGCTCGTCGAGTCGTCCCCGGATCCGCACCGCGGGGTCGTGACGAACCGGGACGAGATCTTCGGAACCGCCGACGACCTCGGCGAGCCGCCGAGTCTCATCGACCCGCCCGCCGGCTGCCGCTTCCATCCCCGCTGCCCCTTCGCGATGGAGCAGTGCCGTACCGAGGCGCCGCCGCGCATGCAGCGCGAGGACGGCCACTGGGCGGACTGCTGGCTGCACGCTGCCGGTCGCGCCGACCTCCTCGACACCCCGTCGATGACCTCGCTCATCTCCCGCCGTACCGCAGAGGACCCCTCATGA
- a CDS encoding LacI family DNA-binding transcriptional regulator encodes MTDLPDRPARSRPARQSDVARLAGVSQSAVSRVISGDVSAARIPEETRQRVREAIATLGYVPNPVARNLRGKRTQLLGVHTFEALFPNARESFYFEFLLGIEERAEESRHDLVLFSSTGDGAGGRRIYRDETNRLTIADGSILLGMASDRDELARLWRDGYPFVHIGRREVPGAPFPCIVPDYWAAASAIVERLHGLGHRRLVYVRDSIGGEPYDDRRSGYREAVERLQIVDDSPGYTAEQAGLSDDVVDALAAGRATAAVVESERIAATLRRRLSERGVSIPADVSVAVLEDTAASEVTWSDLRIPRKEIGRIAVDRLIAMISDPDAPRESVLVACTHVAGATVAEVRGDAA; translated from the coding sequence ATGACAGACCTCCCCGACCGTCCCGCACGCAGCCGTCCGGCGCGGCAGTCCGACGTCGCGCGCCTCGCGGGCGTCTCGCAGTCCGCTGTCTCGCGTGTCATCAGCGGCGACGTCTCGGCGGCCCGCATCCCCGAGGAGACCCGCCAGCGGGTCCGCGAGGCGATCGCGACCCTCGGATACGTTCCGAACCCCGTCGCACGGAACCTCCGCGGCAAGCGCACGCAGCTGCTGGGCGTGCACACGTTCGAGGCGCTCTTCCCGAACGCGCGGGAGTCGTTCTACTTCGAGTTCCTGCTCGGCATCGAAGAACGCGCCGAGGAGAGCCGCCACGACCTCGTCCTGTTCAGCTCGACCGGCGACGGCGCCGGCGGACGGCGCATCTACCGCGACGAGACCAACCGGCTCACCATCGCGGACGGCAGCATCCTCCTCGGCATGGCGTCCGACCGGGACGAGCTCGCCCGCCTCTGGCGCGACGGCTACCCGTTCGTCCACATCGGTCGGCGCGAAGTGCCCGGGGCGCCCTTCCCGTGCATCGTGCCCGACTATTGGGCCGCGGCATCCGCGATCGTGGAACGACTGCACGGCCTCGGACATCGCCGACTCGTCTACGTCCGCGATTCGATCGGCGGCGAACCCTACGACGACCGCCGGTCCGGGTACCGCGAAGCCGTCGAGCGGCTGCAGATCGTCGATGACTCTCCCGGTTACACGGCGGAGCAGGCGGGTCTCTCCGACGACGTCGTCGACGCGCTCGCCGCGGGGCGTGCCACCGCCGCTGTGGTCGAATCCGAGCGCATCGCCGCGACGCTGCGCCGCCGCCTCTCCGAGCGCGGGGTCTCCATCCCGGCAGACGTCTCGGTCGCCGTCCTCGAGGACACCGCGGCGTCGGAGGTGACCTGGAGCGATCTCCGCATCCCGCGCAAGGAGATCGGCCGCATCGCCGTGGACCGCCTCATCGCGATGATCTCGGACCCCGACGCGCCTCGTGAGAGCGTGCTCGTCGCCTGCACGCACGTGGCCGGTGCGACCGTCGCCGAGGTTCGGGGAGACGCCGCGTGA